One stretch of Paroedura picta isolate Pp20150507F chromosome 13, Ppicta_v3.0, whole genome shotgun sequence DNA includes these proteins:
- the VPS29 gene encoding LOW QUALITY PROTEIN: vacuolar protein sorting-associated protein 29 (The sequence of the model RefSeq protein was modified relative to this genomic sequence to represent the inferred CDS: inserted 2 bases in 1 codon), which translates to MSHPVSSPXPPFPSCLQSTSSSNKAGHRLVLVLGDLHIPHRCNSLPAKFKKLLVPGKIQHILCTGNLCTKESYDYLKTLAGDVHVVRGDFDENLNYPEQKVVTVGQFKIGLIHGHQVIPWGDVASLALLQRQFDVDILISGHTHKFEAFEHENKFYINPGSATGAYSALENNIIPSFVLMDIQASTVVTYVYQLIGDDVKVERIEYKKS; encoded by the exons ATGTCTCACCctgtttcttcccc accccccttcccctcatgTCTGCAATCAACTTCTTCATCCAATAAGGCTGGGCACAGA TTGGTGCTAGTGTTGGGAGATCTTCACATCCCTCACAGATGCAACAGCCTGCCAGCAAAATTCAAGAAACTGCTGGTTCCAGGAAAGATCCAACACATCCTCTGCACTGGAAACCTTTGCACGAAGGAGAGCTATGACTACCTCAAGACCCTGGCTGGTGACGTTCATGTAGTTAGAGGGGACTTTGATGAG AATCTGAACTATCCTGAACAGAAGGTTGTAACTGTTGGACAGTTCAAGATTGGGCTGATCCATGGCCATCAAGTTATTCCCTGGGGTGACGTGGCCAGCCTGGCATTACTGCAAAGGCAGTTTGATGTGGACATCCTAATttcaggacacacacacaaatttgagGCATTTGAACATGAAAACAAGTTCTACATCAACCCTGGATCAGCGACTGGCGCCTACAGTGCTTTGGAGAA CAACATCATTCCTTCTTTTGTGCTGATGGATATCCAAGCCTCCACAGTCGTTACTTACGTTTATCAGCTGATTGGTGATGATGTGAAAGTAGAAAGAATTGAGTACAAGAAATCTTAA